The Campylobacter sp. genome contains the following window.
GCATTCATAAAACCGAAGTGCCTGACGCAATTCTTGATGGTAGGGTAAAATTCTTCTGGACGATGGGTGAAAACCCGGTTATGACCGATCCGAACGCAAACCACTTCTTGCGCGCGATTTCGCAGGTAGAGATGTATGTGATCCAAGATATTTTCTTAACCGAGACGAGCCGCAAAGCAGATGTTGTGCTTCCTGGAGCTTGCAGCGGCGAGAAGGAGGGTACTTATGCTAACGCCGAGCGCCGCGTACAGCATAGCGAAATTGTAGTTGCCCCTCCGGGACAAGCTAGACAAGACTGGGCTATCATCTGCGAGCTTGCCAGACGTTTAGGTCTAGGAGATTATTTCACATTCCAATCTCCAGAGCAGATTTGGGAAGAGGTGCGCAGGGTAGCTCCACACAACTACGGCGGAATGAGCTATTACCGCATCAAAAAATACCACGGACTTCACTGGCCGTGCCCTGATGAGAATTCTATGGGCGGACCTGCATTGTACCTTGATAAAAAATTCTTTACCCCGGACGGTAAAGGAAATTTTGTCCCGGTTCTATTTGTGGATGATAAGAGCAAGATCGAAAGCGCCAAAGAGGAATTCGCAAAGCGTATGAATATGCCGAAAGATTATCCTGTAATGGCGGGCTCCGTGGACGAGAAGACCGACGAGGAATTTCCGATCCAGCTTCTAACTACGCGTAAGGTTTACGAGTACGCAGGAGGCGCGATGACTAGGCGCTCTAAGACCGTCGAGCAGGGCGGCGACGCGATAGGACCGATTGCGGAAATGAATCCGAAACTCGCCGAGCGATACGGAATTTCACAGGGCGATTTCATCGTCGCGTGGAGCCGCTACGGCTATATCGCGATCAAGGCGGACATCACCGAGTGTATAATGGATGGTATCATTCAGATGTCTTATCACTACTGGGAGAGCTGCTGCAACGAGCTAACTAGCGGCGGCTGGGATCTCATCGCCAAAACGCCTACGTTTAAGGCAGCGATTCAGATTAAAAAGATTGACGAAGAGGAATTTTTGCGTATCCGCGAGCTTAAGCGCATTAAATTTCAAACCAATAAAGTCGTTTACGACGACTTCCACCACCATCCGATTAAATTCTAAGAATTTAATCTTATCCGTAGATTCGGGGGCTATGCTTCCGAACCTACTTTTTAACAATCAATTCAAATAATATGAAATTTTTAGCGATCTAGCCGTCTTGTGATATTTTAAAGATCAAAAATTTCAAGAATTCAATAAATTTCGCGGTATTAATACGCTTTTTTGCGTAGTTGCACTATCGATAAGAGGGCATAGAAATTTATCTACTATTTCATTTAATAGATGCGGCGGCAGAGACTGGGCATTCGCGATTTATCAAATCCTAATAAATTAGCCTTAATCAGAGCGGCGCAATGGAGTAAATTTTAAAGATAAGCATGATAATAAGGCTATTTTATCGCGACAAATCTTGCCAAATTACATTATTGATTAAATTTTAACGCGCGCAGGCTGATTTTATGCGAATTAGCCTATATTGTTGCCAAGAAATGCCATAATTTTAATAACACAAATGCAATTTTTGTGATTTTAATAGATGAATGCAAAAGACCCATAGGCTTTTTAAAGCGCTAGACACGGCTTTTAATCTTAATGGTCGCAAATGTCGGTTTATAGCATAGTTGGAGTAGTTTCGCGCTCCGTCCGAAATCCATAAATTTTGATTTTAAAATTTTAGATTTAAAATTCCGAATTCCGTCGTGCTTGGAATTTAGAATTTTTAGAATTTTATTTTATCGCGCGTTTTTTGGCATTCTATTTTCACGCGGGAGCCCTTTGCTGCGCCATATCACGCCGCTTGCGATGTTAAAGCTATTGCGCAAAAGCTTCTGCCTTGCTTGTGGATGAGATTTATGAAACTAGGCTCTGATATTGAAGCTATTGCGCCAAAGCTGCTGCGGCAGAATTCCATCTACTTTATTAAAAGTAGTTAGAATTTCCGCCGCTTATCGCGCCTGAACTACTTGTTGTGCCAGATCTGTTCGTCACACCTTATTTTTATCGCTCGCAGCACCCGCTTTACTTTGTTGCGCCTAAATTTTTGCCGTCCGTCGTGTTAGAATCGCTCGCAGCGCCGTGATTTTCGCTGCTTGCAGAATCTGGGCTTGTCGTACCGCTAGGACTTGCGGAGATCGGATTTGCTATGCTTTCGCCCGCGATGCCGCTTACGTTATTTATGTAGGCTACGGTGCTTATTTTATTCCATTCTCTGCCGATTTTCAAAAATGCGCGCTGGCTGTCTAGGATCTCTTTAAACATCGGATCTTTCGCCGCCTCCTCGTCTAAGATTTCATTCGTTGCTTTTTTAAGTGCAGCTATCACGTCCGCAGGAAAGTCGCGCACCTGCACATCCGGAAACTGCGCTTTTAGCTCCGCCCAAATGCGAGCGTTTTCATAAAAGCCCTTATTTTGGAAGTTCTCGCCGGCAAGTCTTGCTGCAGCCTCTAAGATCGCTTGAAGATCCGCAGGCAGCTTCTCTAGCGCCTTTTGATTTACCAGCAGTTGGCAGTCTCCCATAGGCTCTTGCCAGCCTGTGTAGTAGTATTTAGCCACTTTGTGAAATCCAAGTGGCATATCATAGACAGGGCTTACCCACTCGACCGCGTCGATCGTACCCATCTCTAACGCCATAAATAGCTCGCCCGTAGGCACCGTGTTTATAGTAGCGCCCAGCTTGCTCATCACCTCTCCGCCTAGCCCCGGTATGCGGAATTTAAGCCCTTGCAAATCTGCGACCGAGTTGATCTCTTTTTTAAACCAGCCGCCCATTTGCATGCCGGTAGATCCCATCAAAAAGGTCTTCATGCCGTATTGCGCGAATATCTTATCATTAAGCTCTCGCCCACCACCATAGTAATACCACGCGTGCTGCTCATCAGTAGTCATACCGAAAGGCACTGCCGTCCAGAGCATAGTTTTGGCGTCTTTGCCTTTATAATAATAAAGCGAAGTATATCCTAGATCGTATTGACCACTTTTTACGAAGTCGAATACGCCAAAGCTTGCCTTGTGCTTGCTCGGCGTATCGATGCGGATCTGAAGCCTGCCGCCACTAAGGCTTTCGGCATAGTTTTTAAAATCTTCAGCGGCAGCGCCTAAAACGGGCGTAGTCGCCTCCCATGTACTAGCAAGTCTTAGGCGATAAACCTTATCGTCGCCGAAAAGCTGCGAGCCCAAAAGCATGAGACATGCAAACAAAAAAATCTTTTTCATTTCTATCCTTTCATAAAGTTTTAAATTCATAAAATTTCAAAATTTAGCGCATCGCCGGCTTAAAATTTAATTGCGTCCTGCGTTACTGCTACGAAATTCTGCTTCACGGTGTCTATTTTATCGACACGTTGCCTTCTATTCTATTTTACGACGCTTCATCTTATCGGCACTTTGCTTTATAGGCGTCTTATTTCGCGACATTTTACTTCTTAGCGCCCTGCCCAAGCTTTTTTATTTTACAATGCCTGGCTTTGCGACGATAGAGCGCTGCGTTCGTTTTAATTTTGCCGCGTTCGGGCGTACTTACCTACACCTGCGCCATATCTAGCGATAATATTTTATCAAGCGCGCTTATTTAAAAACCTCTGGCAGCAGACCTATTTTGCTTAGAAACAACAAAAGTATCTTAAAATGCTATCTTTGCGCTTTTGCAGATAAAATTCTCTTTTTCTTTCAAAGCGAGCTTTGTCATTTCAGCAAGCTTAGACGCTACGCCATTTCTTTGATCTTAGACGGCAGAATCGTGCTTTTAAATTTAAAATTCCGCAATCTGGGTAATCTTTGCATCACAGGCAAGCAAAAGTTTAGCCTTTATATTTGAATTTTGCGCCTTAGTTGAGCGCAAAATTCCGCGCGGAGTTTCGATGTAAATTCCGCGAGAAGCCTAGATTAGAATTTTACGCAGAGCCATCCCGTGTTGTCTAAAATTTTTTGCAAAATTCCGTGCCGCAAAATGCACTTAAAATTTTAAATTTGCTATTGCGCGGAATTTCTTAGCGTAAATTTCAGACCTTGAAATTTTGCTCTTGTTTGACAGCATAAAATTTTAAAACAAAATTCTGTAGCCGCCATGCCTTAAAATTTTATTTGCAAAGCCTACTTGTTAAATTTTAAAATTTTAAATCTAAACCCGCAAAATTCCGTATTTTGCGTTTTGAAATTCTATTTCGCAAAATTTTATCTCGCGGATTTATCGCTCCATAAATTTCTGCGCTAAATGAAATTTTACTCCACATAGTTTGCGCTTCGTAAAATTCTAGCTCGCAAAATTTCGCTTAAAATTTCGCGAGCTAGCCCTTATTTTCAAATAACTCCGCGTGTTTGCCGCGCAAAAACTCTACCACGGCGATCACTTCGTCCGCGCCGCTAGCGTCCAAGTTTTCAAGCACCGTATCGATATTCTCGATGTAGAGCTGCGCCGCATCGGCGAGCCGCTCGCGCTTCACGCCCGCATAAAGCAGCATCGCGTCAAGCAGGATGTTGATCTCGTAGATGAGGTCTTGCTCGGCGATTTTTTCATCATTAGTTTTCATCTTCTTCCTTTGAAATTTGGGTTTTTTTCTCGATCAGATCCACGATTTGCGCCTTGACGGCTTCGTACGAGCTAGCGTCCTTAAAGCCCGCAAACATCCCGCCGCTCGCATTTACGTGCCCGCCGCCGCCGAGGAGCAGCTTTGCCATTTCGCTCACGTCGATCTTGCCGTCTGCGCGGAAGCTGAGCGTTTTTTTGCTCGTTACGTCGATGAAAAAATCGACATCAGGGTTTTGCGTCAAAAAGTCGTTGCCGATGACGCTTACGTTGCCGATATTGTAGGTCAAAATGCCCTTTTTATCGAGGTAGCTGATCTCGAAGCGCTGCTTTTGCGCGCTTAGGCGGGCGACTACGAAATGCGAGACGAGATTGCTTAGCGTATCGTCGCGCTCGCCTTTAAAAAATTCCTTCTTTATGCCGTGCAGCGCGCTATCTAGCGCGATGTGTGCGTCCGCCTCGTCTTGAAATTTAAAAATTTTTTCTAACAGGAAAAAGATATAATCCCTGCTCTCCCGCTCAAACATAATTTTATTGATCTCTTTCGCGCCCGAGACCATGCCGAGGCAGACCTTGCCGAGCTCAAACTCGCTCTGCTCCTTCAGCCAGATGTCCACGGCGTTTACGACGCGCACGAGCTTATCCAGTCGCGCCGTGCCGCCGAACATCGCGCTGAAAAAATCATACGTTATCTTCGTGGCGCAGCGCGACGAGTCCAGACAATACCACGGGAATTTTTTCGCGCACTCAAGTCCGCTTTGATGATGATCCAAAAGGATCACGCGGGCATTGCGACGGGCTATCTCGCTGCTAAATTTCTCGCACTGCGCGGGCAGTAAATTTAGATCGGTGATTAAAACCAGGCTTTTCTCGTCTGCGTCTACGGCGAGCCGCTCGTCGATACGGGCGAGGATGAGATCAAATTTTTCGTTTATCTCCTTGCCGTAGTTAGCGTTAAAAAATTCCACGTCCGTCAAATAGTGCGCCGCGACGAATTGCGCGCCGTAGCCGTCCAGATCGGTGTGGCTTAGGTGATATATTTTCATTTGCGTTCTTTGCCGATGATGTCTGCTAGCGTGATCGTATCCATATAATCATCGACCTTCTCCTGAAGCTCGCCGAACATTAGATTGACGCGGCACAGCGTGCGACCGTTCGGGCAGGCGTCGATCCCCTCGGCGGTGCAGTCAAATACCGTCGCCTTGCGTCTTTCGGCGCTTTTGATGATCTCGCTTAGCGTGATTTCATCCGCATTGCGCGCGAGCACAAAGCCGCCCTTGGCGCCTTTGAAGGAATTTAAAAGTCTCGCGCGAGCTAAATTTTGTAAAATTTTAGCCAAAAAGCTGCGTGAAATTCCAAGCTCGCTAGAGATCGAATCGACATCCATCGATTCCTCCTTACCCGCGATGCAGATCATTGAAAGCAGGGCGTATTCGCTTGCTTTTGTAAAAAGCATTTATTCTCTCCTTTGGTCTGAAAGCGTGCATTTTACACAAAGAAAGCAAAAATTTAGGTTAATTAAGTATAATCGCTTCCTATTTTACCGATCAGGAGGTCATTATGGCTTTAGACACGGCTCAAAAAGCACAGATAGTTGCGAAATTCGCTAGAAGAGAGAAAGATACGGGTTCTGCGGAGGTGCAAATCGCGCTTCTTACCGAGAGGATCACGCTTCTTACCACTCATTTGCAAGCAAATCCGAAAGATTTTTCATCTCGCTTAGGACTGCTAAAGCTAGTAGGTCAGCGCAAAAGAATGATGAAATATCTTAAAAACAAAGACTACGCAGTTTACTCCAAGCTCGTTAGCGAGTTAAATTTAAGAGATAAATAAGCTCCTTTACTCGCGGCGGCGTTTATTTTCGTCGCCGTGACTTATACGCGGCGTCCGTCAAACGGCGGGCGCTTTTTTTATACCCTAAATTTAGACAGCCACACTTTTTCAATTTTTGAATTTTTTGAGAATTTTGTAAAATTTATGAATTCTGCTTGGACTATGAAATTTTAAAATTCCGTAGAAATTTTAAAATTTCGTCGAATCCCAGCGGTTTGCGTCTGCTACGGAATTTTGAAATTACGAGCGGCAATAAATTTTATCTGCGCCGTCTTGCGTGCAGCCAGAATTATACATTCGCGTTATTTGTATCAAAATTTAATTGTTAAATTCCAAAAATTTGGATGAAGCTTTACTATGCCGCCAAAAATAGGGCGGCTCGTAGAATTCCGTTTTTTGGAATTTTTTAAAAATAATTTTGCTTCTTGCAATTTGAACTTTTATTTAAACGCCGCAAAGCTCATAAAATTCGCCCATTTAAAGATACTCTCGACGCGCTTAAAGCCCGCGCCCAGCGCCAAAGCGCGGTTTTCTGCTTCGGTGTAGGGCACGAGCACGTTTTCGAGCGCCTCGCGTTTTTGCGCGATCTCGTAGCGCGAGTAGCCCTGCGCGCGCTTGTAATCCTCGTAAATTTCGATCATCCGGCGCGCGAGCGCAGGCTCTTCGTAGATGATCTTTTCGCTAAAGATCAAAACCCCGCCTTCGCGCAATTCGTCGTAAATTTTACTCACGAGCGCGGTTCTACGAGGCGGTCTGATAAATTGTAGCGTGTAGTTTAAAATCACGGCGTCGCAGTCTGCGAGGCTCGCATCCAGCACGTCCGATACGCTAAGCTCGAGCTCGGCGCCAAACGCCGCCGCCTTGGCGCGGGCGTTTTGTATCATCGCCTCCGAGCTGTCGATGCCGCACAGCCGCAGATCTGGGCGCAGCGCAAACAGCGCCAGCAGCGCGGTCGCAGTCGAGCAGCCAAGATCGATCACGCGTGCATTTTGCGGCAGTATCCGCGCCAAAAGCTCGCTGCTAAGCCGTGTGCTGGCCTCGTAAAACGGCACGCTGCGCCCGATCATATCATCAAAAACCGACGCGACGCTGGCGTCAAACTCAAACTGCTTTTTGATAGGCTCTTTAAAAATTTCGTCTTTCATCCGTTTCCTTTTAGTTTCGCTATTTACGCGGTACTCGATTTATACTTCCTACGCATGCTAAACGCAGAATTCTCACGCCGTGCTTTCTGCACTTAAGCGACACTCGATTTGCGACCGCTACGCATGGAATTTTTGCGCTTAGTTTGCTCTGCGCGAAGCATACCTAAATTTTAAACGCAGCATGAGCGCTTTTGATGCGAGCGAGCTGTATCCCAGTTTGCGCCCAACTTCTAGCCCAAATACGCTCGATGCATGATTAAATTTCACGCCTTGCTTGACAGACCCTAAAATTCCGCGCCGTGCGAATACGTTCTTAAAATTTTGCGCCGCATTTAGCGGGCTTGGAATTTCTCAGCATTAAATTTTACGCCGCCAAATCTCGCACTGCCAAAACAGCTCCTTTAAATTCTTTAATTATGAACTTAAACTAAAAGCATAGCCAAAGCTATATTGGTAGAATTTCGCGCCCATTTTGCGATTTTACGCGCCGTAAAATGGAGCCCGCTTGACAAAATCCCGCGTTTAGCTAGGCGTATAATTTAGCCGCTTGGCTCTTGCTCGTAAGCTCAGCCCTGCTAAATTTTAAAGCTTCGCAGCACAACTAAGATTTTTTATCGTTCTCAATTCTCGGCACAGCTTGCACTTGCCTCGTCTTACATAAACCCAAGCCCAAGGTGCGTTAAAGTCCTGCAGGCGGTACGCCGTTAAAATATAACGACTTTTTAGCAGCTTGCGCGCCGCTTTTGTGTACACTTCCCATATGGCATCGCAGACGCAGACGGTGCACCAAGCATCCTCGGAGGCAGGCACACGACTTTTATACGGGATGCCGCAGACGGCTCATTTAATGCGCCATAGATGCGAAGCGCAGACGGATGCATTAAATTAAAGCGCACAGCCCGAAAATTTCATCTTTAAGCTTATAAGCCGTAGATTAAAATTTGCGGCTTCGTAGTACCGCCTCCGCCTCCGTAGCGTCTTTTAAAATCTGCTCTTTAAGCTGCGCTAGATCGCTAAATTTGCGATTTTCACGTAGGAATTTTATAAATTTCACGCAAGCAAATTTCGCGCCGCTGTTTTTGTCCGCAGCCTCTAAATTTTTATTTTCGACGCCCAAGCTCTCGCTCGCCGCAAAATTTTGTGTAGAAATTTCAGCCGAATTACACGCCGAAATTTCATCTAAATTTTGCGCAGAATGTGCGGCTTGCCCCCCGCAGCACGGCGCGTGATCTTGCGCGGAATTTAAACCCGCCTCAAAGCCTGCAAAGTCCCCTAAAATGTGCGTTTCAAGTGCAAAAGCTCCGTCGGTGCTGAGCCTATGCCCCAAGAAGCTCACGCTTGCAAATTCCTTGCTTCCAGTGCGCGCCAGGGTCGCATACACGCCGCTTTTTGGCATAAAATAGCCGCTCGCATCAAGATTTAGCGTCGCTACGAATTCCCGCGCCCCGCGCCCCTGACCGCGCACTACGCGTCCGCAGATCTCGTAATTTCGCCCTAAAAGCTCCGCCGCCTCTTCGCACCGACCGCGCGATAAAAGCTCTTTGATCCTGCTTGAATGCACGCCGCCGCCGCTTAAGCAAAACTCTCCTACGACGCAGGTTTGCCCGCGAAATTCGCGCCTTAAAAACTCCGCGCCCCACGCCCTATCACACCCAAATCTAAAGTCCTCGCCTACGACGATTTTTTGTAGATTTATGAAATTTTGCCTTAAAAGTGCGATAAATTCGCCTCCGCTAAGGCTTTTGATAGCGCGTAGATCGCAATAAAAAATCTTTTTGTTCGTAAATGCCTGCCGTGACGCAAAAGGGGTTAGCTTCGTGCCACCTCCTGCTAGGATTACGATTATTGCGCCGTGCTCGCCTAGGCGCTCAAATAATTTTTGATGTCCAAGGTGCATGCCGTCGAAGTTACCGATCGCTACAGCGCGCACATTATCGCGGTTTGCGCCTTGTAGCGTTGCGAAAATCTCGCCACGTGTGAACTGCTCGCTTAGGCGCGCACGCAGCACTTCCGCACAAGCAGGAAGCGTGCCTTGAGCTTGCGCGTCTACGCCATTGCCGCAAGTGCCGCCATAAGCCGTTTCGTTACTGCAAGCGGCGTCGGTGTCTGCTTCATCTGCGCGGTGCGCATCGCCGGTTTTGTTTTCGCTCAACTCTTGCCTTGGACGTTTGATATTTTGAGATGAATTCTCCCAATTGCTTGTGAAATTCTGTTCCGTAAAATTTTTCAAGCTGGAATTCTGTGCTACGAAATTTTGCTCTTTAAAATTCCGCAGCGAAGCCTCTGTATGGTCTTTGCCTGATTTTTGATTAGCCATTATTGCTGCTTCGTCCAGACGATTTTTTTGGTGTCGTAGCCACTGTGCTTCGCCTTTTTGAGATAGAGGATGCGGATCGGCTCGGGCAGGGTTTTGGTGCGCGATAGGATGTAAAGCTCGCTCGTATCGGCGCCGAAGATCAGGGCGTAGCGATAGTCGCCGTCCACCTGCGCCACGCGGTAGAGTGAGTCGGAAATCATGCCTTTTTGATAGAGCAGGCCTACGCTTTTATCGCCCGCAAACTCCAATACGTGCTGCTCGTTTTCGATTTTACCAGAGCTTGTCTTAGCGGTTTTTAAAAGATTGATCGTAGAGTTTTTATCGATAAAGCACTCGTACGCGGTGTTTTGCAGCTCGCCACTGCCCTTCATGCGGGCGATCTCGTACCAACCGCCGCTAAATTTAGCGATGTCGAAGTTTTTTACGATCGGCGCTTTTGGGCTCAGGCTTTTGGCGCATGAGCCCAAAAATAGCGCGCAAAACGCCAATATAATTAAGTTTTTAAATTTCATCGTTCATCCTTTTTAGAAGATAGAAAAATTCCCTATTTCCCTCTTTACCCGTGATTTTGCAGGCGCTAGCGTACAGTACAGTAAGCCCCAGCTCGGCGCATAGTCGCTCAAATTTCGCCCGTGCGGCGCGCACTGCTTTTTCGTCCCTGAGCACGCCTTTTTTATTTCGCTTGATCTCCGTGCCGACTTCAAATTGCGGCTTAAATAGCACGATGAGAGCGCTTTTTGCAAGGCTTGCGAGGCTTTTTAGGATCAAATTTAGCGAGATGAAGCTCACGTCGCAGGTGATGAGATCAAATTTCTTCTCGCTTGCAAACTCCCTGATGTCGGTGTTTTCGCGCACGATCACGCGAGGATCGCGCCGCAAAATTTCGCTTAGCTGCGAGCTGCCGACGTCAAGCGCAGTCACGCTCTTTGCGCCGCGCTGCAATAAAATTTGCACAAACCCGCCGGTGCTACTGCCCACGTCCAAAACATCTGCTCCAGCTAAATTGAAAATATCTTTTTGCGAGGGCTTTGTTTGTACCAGCTCCGCGCTGCTTTCTCTGCGGCACATGCCCGCCTTGCCACCCGATTTGGAAGCTTTCGCCGCATTTAAAATCTCTGCCGTATCGGCGCCCGCGTCCGTTTGCAAAAGCCCTACCGTCTCGGCTCCTGTGCTCGTCTGTAAAAATTCCACCGTTTGCTTGCCTGCACCGGTTTGTAAAAGCTCCGCCGTATCGGCATTAGTTTTTGCGGTACGGATCGCCTCGGTAGTTGCTTTAGCGCTCTTTGTCGTCGCGGCAGCCGCGCTTGGAATTTTATCAGCCTCGTTCGCGCCTAAAATTTTATCCGTAGCCGCAAAATCTGCACTTGAAATTTGCGTTGTTACTGCGCCCGCCTTTTGCGTAGCTGCCGCTTTACTATCCGCTCTTTTTGCGGTACTGCGCGGCTTTGAAATTTCTGCCGCCGAGTTAGACGAATTTGCGCCGCAGCTTGCTAAAAGCCCGTTTTCGGCTAGCTCATCCAAAAAGCCCGCAAGCTTGAGCGCGCCCCTGCTTACGTAAATTTGATCGGTCGCACTGATTTCGCCGCTCTGCTCGGGCGCGATCTGCACAGAGGGCCTGTTTTGCACGGCGCCTCGCAGCAAAATTTTATCCTGCTTTATCAGCGCGGCAGCCTGATTTCTGCTGATTTTAAGCGTATTTGCGACGAGCAGATCAAATCTCATTTTTTCTTTTCTCCGCGCCGCGATGAAATTTTAGAGCTTACGCAGTTTTTGCGCAGCCTTGAGCTTAAAATTTTATCGCGCATAGCAAAGTCGCGTGCAGCAGTGTCGCAAGGCTCAAACTTTAACCCGCGCCGTGCCGCAAATTTAGCCATACTGCGCATTGTAAATTTCCGCTCGCCGTGCGTTGCAAATTTTATTTTGCCGCTAGCGAAAATTTTAAAATTTTTCCTATCGGCGCAGTGTTTTAGTGGTGCAAAATTTGAGATATTCTTGCTTGCAGCCGCACCTGCCGACATCGCGCTAGAGGTTTTGGTGTCGCGGCAGGCGGAGCCCGCCCGCCTAGCAGAAATCGCCTCTCGGTCTGCCGCTTTTGCACGCGCCTCGAAGACCTGTGATCTAGCGCCGACCACTCGATTTGTCGCTTTTGCTCTTGCCGCTTGCTCATGCGCTACAAAATTTTTAAAATTCTCGCGCTTCATAAAACACACAAGTGCCGCAGGGTGGAGATTGCTTTTAAAATTTAATCCCGCGCCGTTTGCGTGTGGGTTCGGCGCCGAGCAAAAAACCTTCACTCGCCGCTCCCCGCAAGCGTTTCAGGCTCGCTCTTGCCGGGTAAATTTGCACCGGGCGTCGCCAGGCTCGCAAGCGCTTCAAACTCGCTCTCGTCGATCACCAGCACGCCAAGCGAGCGAGCTTTTTGTAGCTTGGAGCCCGCTTCTGCGCCTGCGAGCACGAAGTCGGTCTTGGCAGATACCGAGCCCTGCACCTTCGCGCCCATCGCCAAAAGCCTGGCCTTAAACTCGTCGCGCGGACGGCTGAGCGTGCCCGTGATGACGACGCTGCGGTCCGTGAAGGCGCTTTTGACGGTCTGCATCTGGGGCGCGCGAGGCGTGATGATTTCGCTTAGATTTAGAATTTTTTCGCGATTTATCTTGCAAAACTCCGCTAGGCTCCTTGCCATCGCCTCTCCAAAGCCCTCCAGGCGCAGGATTTCATCCTCGCTCGCATCCAGCCAATCCTGCCCGAATGCCGCGGCGATCTTGCGCGCGGCCACCTCGCCGATGTGCTCGATCCCCAAAGAAGCGATGAAGCGCTCAAGCGGCGCGTTTTTGCTCGCATTTATCGCGCCCAAAAGATTTGAAATTTTTTTATCCGCAAAGCCCTCGAGCCCCGCCAAATCCTGCGCGCTGAGGGCGTAAATATCGTCGATCTTTGAAATTTTGCCGCTTTCAAAAAGCTGCGTGATCGTCGCATCGCTTAGCCCTTCGATATTCATGCATTTTTTGGAGCAGAAATAGATCAGCGCGCCTATCACGCGCGCCTTGCAATCGAGGTTTTGACACTTTATGAGCGCGCCTTCGTCAAGTAACTTCTCGCCGCAAACCGGGCAGCGATCCGGGCGCGAAATTTCACTCTGCGTGCCATCTCTGCGCTGTTTATAAACGCTTGTGATCTTCGGGATCACGTCGCCGCTGCGGATGATGCCTACGAAGTCGTTTTTCATCAGCCCCAGCCGCGCAATCTCGTCGAAATTATGAAGCGTCGCATTTGAAACGTTCGCGCCGTCGATATTTACGCTATCTACGACGGCTACGGGGGTGACCGCGCCGGTGCGACCGACTTGCAGATTGATCTCGCGCAGCCGCGTTATCTTTTCGATCGCGGGGAATTTGTACGCGACCATAAAGCGCGGGAATTTCACCGTATAGCCCATCTGCGCACACTTTGAAAGCTCATTTACGCGGATTACCATACCGTCAAGCATCAGGTCTTTGCTCGCGCGCATGCTATGCAGCGCCTCGTACGCAGCTCTGATCTCGCTTGCGCTCTTGCAGATGCGGCAAAACTCGTCGCGCAAAAAGCCGAGACTGCGCACGAACTCCATTATCTGCGAGTGCAGCGCAAAGTTTAACGAATGCTCGCCGACCCCCCACGGGATAAATTTTAACTTCCGCTTCGCTACGATCGCGCTATCCAGCTGCCTCAGGCTGCCTGCGGCGGCGTTGCGCGGGTTTGAAAACAGGCTCTCGCCGTTTGCGGCGCGCTCGTCGTTTAGCGCGTCAAAATCGCTCTTTGCGATCAGCGTCTCGCCGCGGATCTCGATCCTTCCGGCGTAGGGGATCTGAAGCGGCACCGATTTGATCGCTCTTGCGTTTTGCGTCACGTCCTCGCCTATAAGCCCGTCGCCGCGCGTCGCCGCGCTTATCAGCACGCCGCCTTCGTAGGTTAAATTTAAGCTCGCGCCGTCAAATTTGGGCTCGACGTAAAACTGCGCGCCGCTCTTCTCGCCGCGAGCTAGCCACGCTAAAAGGTCCGCGTCGTCGA
Protein-coding sequences here:
- a CDS encoding TRAP transporter substrate-binding protein translates to MKKIFLFACLMLLGSQLFGDDKVYRLRLASTWEATTPVLGAAAEDFKNYAESLSGGRLQIRIDTPSKHKASFGVFDFVKSGQYDLGYTSLYYYKGKDAKTMLWTAVPFGMTTDEQHAWYYYGGGRELNDKIFAQYGMKTFLMGSTGMQMGGWFKKEINSVADLQGLKFRIPGLGGEVMSKLGATINTVPTGELFMALEMGTIDAVEWVSPVYDMPLGFHKVAKYYYTGWQEPMGDCQLLVNQKALEKLPADLQAILEAAARLAGENFQNKGFYENARIWAELKAQFPDVQVRDFPADVIAALKKATNEILDEEAAKDPMFKEILDSQRAFLKIGREWNKISTVAYINNVSGIAGESIANPISASPSGTTSPDSASSENHGAASDSNTTDGKNLGATK
- a CDS encoding DHH family phosphoesterase — encoded protein: MKIYHLSHTDLDGYGAQFVAAHYLTDVEFFNANYGKEINEKFDLILARIDERLAVDADEKSLVLITDLNLLPAQCEKFSSEIARRNARVILLDHHQSGLECAKKFPWYCLDSSRCATKITYDFFSAMFGGTARLDKLVRVVNAVDIWLKEQSEFELGKVCLGMVSGAKEINKIMFERESRDYIFFLLEKIFKFQDEADAHIALDSALHGIKKEFFKGERDDTLSNLVSHFVVARLSAQKQRFEISYLDKKGILTYNIGNVSVIGNDFLTQNPDVDFFIDVTSKKTLSFRADGKIDVSEMAKLLLGGGGHVNASGGMFAGFKDASSYEAVKAQIVDLIEKKTQISKEEDEN
- a CDS encoding Rrf2 family transcriptional regulator; this encodes MLFTKASEYALLSMICIAGKEESMDVDSISSELGISRSFLAKILQNLARARLLNSFKGAKGGFVLARNADEITLSEIIKSAERRKATVFDCTAEGIDACPNGRTLCRVNLMFGELQEKVDDYMDTITLADIIGKERK
- the rpsO gene encoding 30S ribosomal protein S15, which translates into the protein MALDTAQKAQIVAKFARREKDTGSAEVQIALLTERITLLTTHLQANPKDFSSRLGLLKLVGQRKRMMKYLKNKDYAVYSKLVSELNLRDK
- the cmoA gene encoding carboxy-S-adenosyl-L-methionine synthase CmoA is translated as MKDEIFKEPIKKQFEFDASVASVFDDMIGRSVPFYEASTRLSSELLARILPQNARVIDLGCSTATALLALFALRPDLRLCGIDSSEAMIQNARAKAAAFGAELELSVSDVLDASLADCDAVILNYTLQFIRPPRRTALVSKIYDELREGGVLIFSEKIIYEEPALARRMIEIYEDYKRAQGYSRYEIAQKREALENVLVPYTEAENRALALGAGFKRVESIFKWANFMSFAAFK
- a CDS encoding riboflavin kinase; this translates as MANQKSGKDHTEASLRNFKEQNFVAQNSSLKNFTEQNFTSNWENSSQNIKRPRQELSENKTGDAHRADEADTDAACSNETAYGGTCGNGVDAQAQGTLPACAEVLRARLSEQFTRGEIFATLQGANRDNVRAVAIGNFDGMHLGHQKLFERLGEHGAIIVILAGGGTKLTPFASRQAFTNKKIFYCDLRAIKSLSGGEFIALLRQNFINLQKIVVGEDFRFGCDRAWGAEFLRREFRGQTCVVGEFCLSGGGVHSSRIKELLSRGRCEEAAELLGRNYEICGRVVRGQGRGAREFVATLNLDASGYFMPKSGVYATLARTGSKEFASVSFLGHRLSTDGAFALETHILGDFAGFEAGLNSAQDHAPCCGGQAAHSAQNLDEISACNSAEISTQNFAASESLGVENKNLEAADKNSGAKFACVKFIKFLRENRKFSDLAQLKEQILKDATEAEAVLRSRKF